In Bacilli bacterium, the genomic window CGAAGGAGAAAATGCCGCATCATGAATAAAAAAGTCGCATTTTTCTCGCTGTCGGTTCTCTTTATAGCCGCTTTGTTTATTTGGACGTACAACCTCGTGCAAGCCGACCATTGGCGGGAACAAAACGCCGCGGTGAAGCGGGCCGTTTCGGTCGGCGATGCGGTTTACGGCTTGCAAAAAGTGGACGATACCGATTGGTTCAACGGCGACAAATCCTATACGATCATTTTTGGACGGGATGCCGACAATCGCCGGATCATCGCCTGGGTAAGCGATACGGATGTGCATATGGAGTACGCCGATGAAGGAATTAGCCGCAAACAGGCGGAGAATCTGGTCAAGGCGGAAACTCCCAAGGCCGTCATCATCCGCGCCGTGCCCGGCGTGCTGAACGATACCTATGTCTGGGAAGTTTACTATAAAGCGAATATAGAAGGTGCGACGAAATATTTTTACGCTTATTATCGCTTTGCCGACGGCAAACGGCTGGACAAGCTTTATCTGAACAGCTGATTTTGCAAAGCTTTCGCCTTGTCGCAAGGCTTTTTTTGTTGCGTAAAAAACGGTTTCCACACATTACATCCGGGGAATGATATCATTTTATGCTATACTTCGATATATACGCGAATCTATAATATATGCTGTTCATTGTCGGATGAAAGGGGGATATTTGTCGTGAAAATTCGTATTATACCTTTGTTAACCAGCGCCGTCGTGTTGTTCGCTGTATTGTTGGGCGGCTGGTTTGCCTATAGAAGCTACGCAATGGAAAATCCGCTTGCGCAGACGGTTAATCATTTGCCCGGCGTGCAGCGCGCCGAAGTTGCCGTCTCCGCCGATCAGGTGACAATTGCGATCACGCCGAAAAATAACGCGAATTTGCGCACCATTTATGATCAATTGCTGAAAAAAGGCAAAGCGGTGATCGGCAACCGCAAGCTTGTTTTGACAGTCCGCGACCACACCAACGAACGATTGGAAAAATTGTGGGCGAACATGTTGTTTCAGGTCGCCCAGTCTATGGAAACGAAGCAATATGCGATGATTCCCGCCGCCCTGCAAAATATGGAAAAGCAAAATCCCGGCATCAAGTCGGTAGCGGAGATGGATGCGACAAACGTGTATATTCAGCTTTATGACGGCGAGTATGCCAAATATGTCATTCTGCCGCGTATTCCCGAGCGAATCGGGGTGTGGCCGAATGAATAAGTATGCGAAAGAAATAGCAATCGGAGCTTTTTTGGCGGTGGTGGGCTTTATTCTGTTTCTTGGCGTAAACGTCATCCCCGTGCTTGTGTTGGCCGCGCTTGCCGCCATTGTTTTCTATCTTTTGCATGCCCGCAGCGGCGCGGGAATTTTCGCGCAATTTGCCAAGCAAAAAGCGGATGTGCGGCCGGAATATTTCACGTTCGCGGAAATTGGCGGGCAGGACCGCGCCAAAGAGGAATTGCGGGAAGCGTTGGAATT contains:
- a CDS encoding DUF5590 domain-containing protein; this translates as MNKKVAFFSLSVLFIAALFIWTYNLVQADHWREQNAAVKRAVSVGDAVYGLQKVDDTDWFNGDKSYTIIFGRDADNRRIIAWVSDTDVHMEYADEGISRKQAENLVKAETPKAVIIRAVPGVLNDTYVWEVYYKANIEGATKYFYAYYRFADGKRLDKLYLNS